Sequence from the Candidatus Neomarinimicrobiota bacterium genome:
CTCATTGTCATATAAGAACTTACAGCCTTTTACTTTACGCATTCTAGTCATGACCCATTTTTTATATTCATTCCCAAATTTTGTAATCATGAGCTCTTCTTCTTTTTCAACCAGCAATGACCAACAAACCGAAATGGGGATAACGAATAAAACCCAAATCCATGATTGAAACCAAAGAGCAAGTAGTCCTGATCCCGAGTAAATTATTCCACTGTAAATGGGATGGCGAATGTAACGATAGGGTCCTGATTTTATTAATTTTATCCCTCGAACCGACAGCCTTGTATATAAAGAGCCAACAATAATTAAATAAAAAGCGTCAACAAAAAAAACTAGAAAAAGAATAGTTTTGGCGGGAGTCGGGATGGATATTAAAAATTGTGGGAAGATTTGAGCGACCTTAAAAGCAAAGGTCCAAAAGAGTAGGGTAATACCAAAGCCTGTCGGGCCGACACCGAATATTCTTGCATAGGTTGAATTCATTTTCAACACATCTATGCGAAAGTTTTATTACATCTCACCCGGGCCAACAGAGCTGTGGTCGTTATCTAGCCAGTCGCCAATAAATCCGTGGGCGGAACGAAGTTCTTCTAGAGGAGCAATCATAATTACCAAATCTTGTTCCTTGCCTTTTAAATCATGAACATAGTCAGGTAAAACGCCCTCTATTTTAAACCCAAGGTTTGTATAAATATCCAGCAGGTCCTTTTGCGGGCGCATAAACTTGGCAGTAATTTTTTCTAGTTTTTTATCGTGAGCGATGTCATACATATCTTTTGCCATCGCATATTGAATCCCTTTTCCAAGATGTGTCCCCGGCACCACCAACCTGAGATAGGCTGAGCCGCTTTTCCACGAATCTGATTCAACCTCCAAGGATGCGTCCCCTACAATTTTATTATCCAAAAGAGATATTCTTCTAACTATTTTTCCCGCTTCAGACTGTTTTGCTCTTTCATTTAAGTGTTTTTCGTTAGTCACGTCACTTCGAAAAAATCTTCTTTTCGATTCCGGAATAGCACTAAAAAACTCTAGGGACTTTTTTAAATCCTTAGACGTTAAATCTCTAATGATAATTGTATTATTGTTTTTTAAACGGAAGGATTTTTTCTTCATTTAAATCACCCCTGCTAGTTCTTGAAGAATGTGCCAGTTTGCTAGGCGGTCTTCCTGTGTGGTTTTCATAATATCGTTCGGCAGTCCATCCTTATCAAAGTGTTTTGCAAACCTGCCTTCAGTTTTCGCAAAATATGTAAAATCGATTTGTTCTTTTGTTTTTGGATTTACAAACCAATCTTTGTTTTTTGCTGGGTTTCCTTGTAAAGAAAGACGCTCTGAAAACCTATCTCCTTTGGTTGGGTCATAAATGAAAACGGGAAACGCTCGCGAATCTGCGGCTAATTTTGCCTGTTGCATGGCCATATCATCTGCAACACCATGCTCGGGTTGGCAAGTTGTGTAAACATTGATTACGGCTGGTCCCGGATATTCATTGGCTGCCATAATCGCTTTATAAAAATGATTTGTGTGGGCTGATGTTGTTTGGGCGACAAAAATATCGGGGTGCATCATACAAAGATTTGCAATTTCTTTTCGGCGTTCGGTTTTTCCACCAATTTCTTTGCCAACCATGGACATTTTGGCGTCCTGACCCGTGAAGGTTGCTGTTGATGTTTGACCGCCCGTGTTTGAATATACTTGGGTGTCTAATATTAGCACATTGATGTCCATCCCTGACGCAAGCATGCGCGACATCGATTGAAAACCAATGTCAACCATTGCTCCATCCCCGCCAATTGCCCAAAGTTTTTTATCCTGCCAACCCATTTGATTCCATCTTGCGCGAATCCCCATAGCATCAGCAGAAACGTTTTCAAAAAGAGAGTTGGTCCAAGGAACCAAAAATGGATTATAAGGGTAGGTTGACCCATAAACCGTATTACAGCCCGTAGCGGCAACAAGTCCAATGCTTTCTTTTCCATAAACAAACCCCGTTGCTGCAAGCATCATTCTCAGCGCCGTTCCCTCTCCACAACCCATGCAGGATCCCGCCCCGCCAGTATATAACATTGAATCATTGGCAAGCATCATATCTACAAGTACGCGGTCGTTAATATATTCTGATGGAGTTGGTCCCAATCCATTAAAGAAATCAAACGCTTCCTGATAGGTTGGAATTGTATTGTCAACTTTTGTGATCATAGTTAGAGCATCGTGGTCACCACAAGCATCAACGCATTCTGCACATCCTTTACATTTTGTGGGATCAATAAAAATGCCAAATTTTGCAGGCTCTTTTCCTTGTTTTCCGGGAACCTTGTGAAATTTATTTGTTTCTGCCCATTGGTCAGAAATCCAGCCTTTTATTTCACCTTTTTCTATCTTATCAAGTGTTTCGGAAAGCTTGGATTCTGGAATTGCTTTCCCAAGAATGGCGGTATCTGGGCACTGGGTTACACATTCCATACAAGCAACACAGTTTTCGGACGCAAACTCGGGTATGTCAGGTGCTATATAACTAAAATCTCGAAGAGCCGCGGTTCCAGCGGGGATTAAGCTTCTTGCGGTCGTTTCGTCAGCAGGTAGACCTTCGTCTGCCGTTCCACCGTTATACGCACCAACAATTCTTTCATTAAAATCTTGAATGTCTAATATGTCTGATGCAGTTTTTTTATTTAGTTCTGAAACTTGAGTGCTCATGTCTGACTTTCTTTTAGCGATTCTTGTTTAACTTCAAAAACCTCGGAAAAACCGCGTTTAACTGCATTTAAGTTGTCTTGCACAACTTGTTCGCCTCGTTTTCCAAAATATTTCCTGAGAGACTTTTCCACGCCATCCATTAATTCGTCTTCGGTTATTCCGGATCGATCTAAAAACGGTGTTGCTTTTAAGAATATACCAAGAAGCACAATACCTTGCATTCTTTGTATTAAATCTGGTCGCGATGAAACTTCTTTGGCTATTTTCACAGTGTCTAGCGCTAAGACTGTGATGTTTTTTTCGCTTATGGTTTTCTGTGCCCAGCTTGGAAAATCACACCAAATATCTTTGGATTCTGTTTTGGGAGACTGGACAAATAGCATGCCGTTTCTTTGTAATCCTTTTAATGGGTTGGCAAGGTTGAAAGCGTTAACATCGTTAAGTGGAACAAATTCAACAAGCTCAAGCTCGTTATGTGTTTTAACACGTTCGGGGCTTACGGTTAAATAATAAGTGGTGGGGAGCCCTTTTTTCTCTGACCCATATTTTGGATAGGCTTGTACATACATATCGAAAAGGTCGGCTACGATCGTTGCAATAATTTTGTTTGTTGTGACCGATCCGTACCCACCGACAGAATGACCTCTCATAGAAAATGTGCCTTTGCATCGGATGTCGGTTGATTCGCCCGTTTCCAGAGATAGGTCATGTGGAATCCCGAGAGCAAAATATTTTTTCTCATCTTTAACCATATTTTCAACAACAGCCATAATATCATCTGGGCGAACATCTCTTGACCCTAAGCCCGCTGAACCAGAATAAATTTTCGGCACTTTAATTCTTCCGTTCTCGTCTGATGCCACATTATCAAAAAAGGCGGATTTAATCTCCATTGTTAACGGGTTGCTTTCCGCAAGAGGATTATCCAATCTTTCCAACACCGAAAAAGATTTTACATTTTTTAGGGTTTCTGCTATCTGTTTTCCCGGGAACGGTCGGAACGATGTCATGTGAACAATCCCAACTTTAATATTTTTTTCTGACCTAAGATGATCCACCGCGGATTCTGCTGTCTCTATCATTGATCCCATACCTACAATCGCATATTCAGCATCTTCCATTTTATATTCCGAGATTAAACCATATTTCCGACCTGTTAATTCATAAAATTCTTCAAACGCTGTTTCAAGTGATGTTTCGATTTTGTCGGTATATAATCTTTGGGCAATTTTTCCCTTCATATACGAATCTTGGTTTTGTACCACTCCAGACATAATTGGATGATACGGGTCCATCATATTAACGAGCTTATTTTGGGGTTTTCCAACGAACCTTTCCATCATTTCGGGCTCATGTAGTTTCACGTTTTCAATTGTATGTGTAGTTAAAAAACCATCCATAATGTTAAAAAAGGGTGTTTGGGTGTCTTCCGAAACGCGCCGAGAAATGAGTGCAAGGTCGCCGGTTTCTTGTGCGTTTCTAGCAAATAACATTCCCCAACCACAATCGGTAACCGCCATAACGTCATCGTGCCCAGCGTGAACGTTTAAAGAGTGGGATGTCAGCGCTCTTGCGCCAATATGAAATACGA
This genomic interval carries:
- a CDS encoding thiamine pyrophosphate-binding protein gives rise to the protein MSTQVSELNKKTASDILDIQDFNERIVGAYNGGTADEGLPADETTARSLIPAGTAALRDFSYIAPDIPEFASENCVACMECVTQCPDTAILGKAIPESKLSETLDKIEKGEIKGWISDQWAETNKFHKVPGKQGKEPAKFGIFIDPTKCKGCAECVDACGDHDALTMITKVDNTIPTYQEAFDFFNGLGPTPSEYINDRVLVDMMLANDSMLYTGGAGSCMGCGEGTALRMMLAATGFVYGKESIGLVAATGCNTVYGSTYPYNPFLVPWTNSLFENVSADAMGIRARWNQMGWQDKKLWAIGGDGAMVDIGFQSMSRMLASGMDINVLILDTQVYSNTGGQTSTATFTGQDAKMSMVGKEIGGKTERRKEIANLCMMHPDIFVAQTTSAHTNHFYKAIMAANEYPGPAVINVYTTCQPEHGVADDMAMQQAKLAADSRAFPVFIYDPTKGDRFSERLSLQGNPAKNKDWFVNPKTKEQIDFTYFAKTEGRFAKHFDKDGLPNDIMKTTQEDRLANWHILQELAGVI
- a CDS encoding pyruvate ferredoxin oxidoreductase, whose product is MKKYPGINSTADGAAIVVWVETHITQGACAYPITSSTTMGSGYQAVLANGGTNIWGERMAFIESESEHSSASACEGFALAGGRVTNFTSGQGLVLMKEVLYTISGKRLPVVFHIGARALTSHSLNVHAGHDDVMAVTDCGWGMLFARNAQETGDLALISRRVSEDTQTPFFNIMDGFLTTHTIENVKLHEPEMMERFVGKPQNKLVNMMDPYHPIMSGVVQNQDSYMKGKIAQRLYTDKIETSLETAFEEFYELTGRKYGLISEYKMEDAEYAIVGMGSMIETAESAVDHLRSEKNIKVGIVHMTSFRPFPGKQIAETLKNVKSFSVLERLDNPLAESNPLTMEIKSAFFDNVASDENGRIKVPKIYSGSAGLGSRDVRPDDIMAVVENMVKDEKKYFALGIPHDLSLETGESTDIRCKGTFSMRGHSVGGYGSVTTNKIIATIVADLFDMYVQAYPKYGSEKKGLPTTYYLTVSPERVKTHNELELVEFVPLNDVNAFNLANPLKGLQRNGMLFVQSPKTESKDIWCDFPSWAQKTISEKNITVLALDTVKIAKEVSSRPDLIQRMQGIVLLGIFLKATPFLDRSGITEDELMDGVEKSLRKYFGKRGEQVVQDNLNAVKRGFSEVFEVKQESLKESQT